The Larimichthys crocea isolate SSNF chromosome X, L_crocea_2.0, whole genome shotgun sequence genome segment TGCTCAAACGTGATGGCCCAGTCTTTGTCGATGCTGGTGCTGTGAGGCAGCCCCCTGTCGTGGGACCCGCCACCGTGGGACAGGTTACCTCTTTCATTGTTGGAGCCGCTGTCGCTGCGTACCAGCACTGTGTCGTCTGCAATGTCCTCGCACTGCAGCTTTTCATCCAGCTCATGGGAGCCCGCGCTGAGCACCGAGTAAGATGACATTGAGGTGTCATCTTTGGTTTCATCATCCGAGATGAGCATGGCGGACGATGTGCCCGTGTCTTTGGGAGACGAGTCCTCCAGCTTGATGTCTTGCATAGGTGGCAGCTGCTCGATCCCTTCATCCCCTTTCCCGTCCTCCTCACAGGGGCTTGACTTGTTCTCCAAATCTGCAGGGACGAAGCCGTCATTCTGGTCACGCTGCTGGAACACGCCATCAGACACAGCCTCCTGAGTGGTTTTGGGATGTGTGGCATCTCTCCTGCACATGCTCGGCTCTGGTTTACCTTCCATGTTGTGGTCCTTTCtgccagaggaggagaaaagctTCCCCACCTCTcccatttccagcagcagactgGTGACGGTCGCTGTGGCGTGGTAGAGCTCCTGTTCTGCAACATCCTCACTGAACATGCTGTACAGGGTCTTGCAGAGCTCGATAAACTGGCTCTGGAGGAAGACACACAAGAGTCAGTTATACCCAACTCACGAGTTTCTCATACACGTACTGTATATAAAATCCATTACAGGGGGTGAAATCTTACCTGATTCAGCTTGGGGaggtcttttgtgttttctcgCTTAGGTTTTGTCTCCTGATTCCACAGTTTGAGATAATGGCGATACTCAGGAGTGTTCAGTTTCTTCACTGTAAGATCATAAAGAATGTGTTCACGTTAAGAAACACAAactaatattttacttttagatTCAACCAATGTCTCTTTCTATTGCAAGACACAAAGACCAGAACATAAatttccccttttctctggTAAATATTAATCTTGATTTGACGCAGTACAGCTTGTTGTTGCTAGCATCGTGAATATATTCTGGATTCACATTGTTTCAGACATCACAGAGGAAATATGATGATGCCTTTCAGTAAACAAGAGTTACATTTTGTGTAAAGGCAATCAATCTAAAGAGCAATTTCAATTTCACACCTGAACGGTTTGCCATTCAAATCAGATTAAACATCTTGTTGTTCATTTCAGGTAAATGGGACTGTATAGTATCTCGTGTTAGATCTAtaaattcagacttttctttttctttttgcaacaACTGACAGACAACTGACTGCTCACCTTTTTCGGTCTTAAATGTAACTCTGACAAAGCCATCATCCCTCTCACTTCTGCACTTCGAGTCTTGAcctgaggaaaaagaaaggtgaTCAACATTTTGTCCACTTTCAATAGCTAGACTGAACATTTAGCGTCCATATTTTAGCAGCATCCTCTGAGACAAGCATATCAAACATAGTGTATTTTCTTGCTCACAAGTTTAATTATCCAAACAGCTTTCAGATCAGCAAAGGTGTGTGAGGCAGCTTCTCTCCTTTCTGTATATTCTACACAGAATACCTCTGCACACACGTTTGATTTAAGCACAACGTAGGACGCATGCAATACCTGCGGTTTTAAGGTTAATATAACCGTACTTCCCCTTGCAAATCACATGACAAGCCCATaaccacaaaaaaagagagatttcaATAGATTTAAACTTCTTTACAGTGtaaacagcaacatttctgcACGATACATCTTCAGGAATAACAGCACAGCAAATGACTCATCATCTGGCAGTGCGTGAGTAAAGACTCAGTGAGTAAAAAGCTGAATGGAGGCCAAACATTATGAGATTCCCTCAAACATTTTAGCTGTGCAGTGCAAGATCTAATTGTCTTGTGAATATCTGCTGAGGAAAGCAGCTCATGTTAAATGAATTTCCTCAACAGggggcagattttttttatttcatcttgaCGTTATAAGGTTGGGGATGGTGGTATGGAGATTCTGAAATGTCACCATCGTGACGAGAGGGTTGGGAAAACTAGAGAATCCTGTGTGGTGACATAAATAGATGTTTATGTTGATATATGGTTAAATTATATTATCTTGTGAGTagttaaaacaatacaaatgtgaccacaaaaaaaaaagatctcagGTCCTTACCTATGGACGTCTCTGGAGTGATGTCCTCAAAGAAGTACTGAGTGGCCTCAAAGGCCGAGTCTGGTTCttcttgttcatgagtgattTCTGGgagaaaacatttaatacagTTTGTGAAaacatatctttttttgttctatGTTATACAAATTATGACCATAAAGTTACTTTTCATAGCATTCATTTAGTAGGAGgtagtttaaaatgtttgatgagCTCAGAGCCTTTTTTCCACTGAGCGACCTCTTTTCCGTACAGCGAATAATCCTGCTCCACACAATGTGTTCTGTATTTTCCTGGAGTCGACTCTCCAAGATGACTGAACTGCACCGCTGAACACTCACCAGGTATGACATGCATCTTATAGAGGAGTTTCAGCTTCTCCGTAAGGTCCCCGTGACACAGAACACCTAAAGCACACCAACAAGCTTTAGAGACCAGACACATCTGAGCTGCTTCCAGATGTGATACATCATCTATACGATACAATACCACCTTAAATTAAAATGACGACAGCGTAAAACACTGTGTATGTCACACACCATTACTTCCAAAGAATATTCACAAGAATGCACACATGACTTTACTTACCCAAGCCACTGATGAACTCCCGGAAATTGATGAGGGCGTCTCCGTTTTGGTCAAGGAGACGGAAGAAGCGCAAAGCCAGGGGGTCTGAGTGGGCTCCGTTGGCCCAGGGGAACAGCAGGTTGAACAGGCCTTTGAACTGCTCCACGTCGATGCGGTACTGCTCCAGGTAGGGCAGGCTCGGGTCATGGCGCTCTGTGGGGTTGCTGCTGCCACCCCAGTAACAGCTGGTCAGATGCTCTGCctggagagggaaggagaggggtgtaaaatatcaatttaaatataaaaaaatgtcaagtttATGAAATACAACACATACTTGTTTGGAAAACAATTTCAGTCTTGAATAATCTGAATCATTATGAACACTGTGCCATGAATAAAAGCGGCAAATTAATCTTCACTATGTGTTTATACAGGACTGCAGCACGGAAATAAAGTATGCTATTAAGGCTCCTCTGCTGTcgtttattttctctgcacatACCGAGAGAGTGATTTCCTGTGTACTTCACTTTCAGCAGCGAGTGCAAGCTGTAACTCACCTTGAAGAGCACGTAGAGCTCCTCCAGTTCGTCCATACTAAAGGCAGTCTCTGTTACAATCGTTCTGACctgaaacataaatataatgaCATTAAGTAAAAATAGAAGATAGATAACAGTGTTAAGAGGAGCAGAGTAGCTAATAATGACTAGAATGTAGTCATGTCATTCAGCTTCGAGGCTCAAATCTAATTAGACCTCTAGTACTGAGAGACTTCTGAAGGTGGCGTGTCATCTGATTACTGTTCTACTATCTGTGTGACACGGCTGAGCAAAAACATTAAAGGTAAATACAGTCGACAAACCTGACTGTACTTTTATAAACAGCTGACTAACACTGGTATCTATACGAGAAAGTCAGCGGATCCTTACCACGTTGCGTTTAGTCGTATCTTCGATGGTTTGGATGACCCTCAGTCTCTGTTTGAAACGCATCTGTTCGATCACATCTGCACGGATTGAACCAAATTTCTAAAGcaaaaggagaaacagaaacatagaTTGTGAGGAGACaacaatacatttcaaattGCATGGgctgaaaacagcattttactgaaaacactggaaaagaaagagatgacaaatgaatgaatgaatgcaggaATCCGAGTCAGTACCCTTCCCCTCATGTCTCAATAACCAAAAACATAGACATAAACATTGAGGATGATATATGTTTACAAACATACATCATCCTCCAGGTTAAATACCTCGTAGGAGCTGCGAACCAGTTTGAAGATGTCGACCTCTGGATGTGGTTCCCCATTATCTGTCAGTAAGGAGTGCAGATGAGGGATAGGAGGGAGGGTGCTGTCCTTATTGGTCACGCTGTCCAAGTATCTACAATAcacaaatgtcagaaatatcAGATAAATGGTGGAATAGTTTTTGGTGTTAGAGTTATCTTTGTGTCAAGATTTTGGCCCTTGCTCCTCTCCTTACCTGCCCAGTACGGTCATGGCCTCTCCGTCATCCTTGCAGCCCAGCAGCTGGTGGATGTTGGCGTGCAGCACGGAGAGCGCCAGCTGAAAGATGACCTTAATGCCGTCGTAGAAGAAGCAGTCCACGACCACTACAGCGCTCTCGAACGGcatgacagacaggaagagggtGAGGAACCAGGAGAGCGAGATGGTGGAGATGACCCCAAGGTCCTGCATGCAGTCGTACAGCTGAGGGACGTACTCGCGGGCGAGCTCCTCAAACACTCCCTGATCGACGAGGGCTCCTGGGGAAGATTAGGGggggagatgaagaggatgttaaacaaatagaaaattgTCGGATCAAAACACCCGACAATACAGAAGCACACGCGTGTACTGACCTACAACCCTGGTGTTGTAGTAATCAGGCAGCATCCTCTCACAGAGCGCCACAAGCAGCCAAAaagcctcttcttctttggcGTAGAGCAGCAACACAGACGTCACAATATTCATAGCCTGTGGTGTCgggggagaaaatgaaaattcaaGCGTTGTCAGGCACTGTCAGGTTTCTGTCAGCTCatgtaaaaatcaaaacaagagtGTGCTGCATACCTGACAGTATCCAATGTTGGGGTTTCTGAATGCGTACGCTGTGAGGACCCTGCGGAGGGCGGCGATGCCCATCTCGTTCTGAAAGGCCGGGTGCTCAGGGAGAGAGCGGTGCAGGtccctctctatctcctctGTTGCCAGGTTGTATTTGCCCATCGACTTCTCCACCAGGTCTTCATAGTATCCTGGGTGGGTGGCCATCTCGTTGATCGCCcctatgaaaaaaaacacaagatttaAAAGGTTTAGACCACAGCAAAAATACAGGACGAAATACAGAATACTATATACATTATGGAAatatactatatgtatatattatattccaacTACATATCCATTATTGTATCTATCCATGGATGTGATATTGTAGCTTCTGTATGTTGTGCAAAGGGGCAAAATTTAATTAAAGACACTTTGGGCTTcagtttcttcttttatttttaattttgacatttcatttggTTTCTTCTTTATGTTGAACACTTCTCTGTAGCTGCCACCTCCCTCTGTAACTCTCAATCACATTTGTGACTGCACTGACCTACCCACCTTCAAATTCCcgacaaaaacacacctctttaatttttcttttaacGTTTGACTTaagtcttgtgtgtttttagtgtattgTTCTGAGGATTTTACCCTGTAACGTGTCATTGAAGGAAATTgagtttttcctttcttgtcaTAACTGCACACCACTGGAGGATCACTGgtggtttttaaaatgaaattatttaacAAACATCAGCCTACGCTGCTGGATTTTAATgtcaaaaataatataatatattacaatattttctgaggtggtatgtGATGTAAAAAGTTTGATAAATACTGAGATGGGATCTCTATGTTTTTACAGTGCGGTAAACTACATAACCCATCATCATAACCACAATTTTATcagagtttcagtttcagagttcACTCTCTTATTCTCTTCATATAACTTTGCAGAGTTTCACATCAGTCCATGTTCCAGCTTTGACAAAATTCCAGCTTTTACTCTGCGGTTATCCACATACCT includes the following:
- the tbc1d9 gene encoding TBC1 domain family member 9, encoding MWVSPEDVLLAGALWITERANPYFILQKRKGHGDGGGGLAGLLVGTLDVVLDSSARMAPYRILYQTPDSLAYWTIAHGTSRKEITEHWEWLEHNLLQTLSIFENENDITTFVKGKVQGIIAEYNKNHDVKEDDDTDKFKEASAKFRKLFGMPEEEKLVNYYSCSYWKGKVPRQGWLYLSINHLCFYSYLLGKEAKLVVRWADITQLEKSATLLLPDMIKVSTRNNEHVFSVFLNINETFKLAEQLANIAMRQLLDNKGFEQDRSLPKLKKKSPKKVSALKRDLDARAKSERYRALFRLPKDEKLDGHTDCTLWTPFNKMHILGQMFVSTNYICFTSKEETLCSLIIPLREVTIVEKADSSNVLPSPLSISTKNRMTFLFANLKDRDFLVQRISDFLQQTTSKRELERELTGSLNSSDDEVYSQHGSLLSSSPQHSLGSENERTFNLNDSSVPTATQALMTMYRRRSPEEFNPKLAKEFLKEQAWKNHFAEFGQGVCMYRTEKTKELVLKGIPESMRGELWLLFSGAINEMATHPGYYEDLVEKSMGKYNLATEEIERDLHRSLPEHPAFQNEMGIAALRRVLTAYAFRNPNIGYCQAMNIVTSVLLLYAKEEEAFWLLVALCERMLPDYYNTRVVGALVDQGVFEELAREYVPQLYDCMQDLGVISTISLSWFLTLFLSVMPFESAVVVVDCFFYDGIKVIFQLALSVLHANIHQLLGCKDDGEAMTVLGRYLDSVTNKDSTLPPIPHLHSLLTDNGEPHPEVDIFKLVRSSYEKFGSIRADVIEQMRFKQRLRVIQTIEDTTKRNVVRTIVTETAFSMDELEELYVLFKAEHLTSCYWGGSSNPTERHDPSLPYLEQYRIDVEQFKGLFNLLFPWANGAHSDPLALRFFRLLDQNGDALINFREFISGLGVLCHGDLTEKLKLLYKMHVIPEITHEQEEPDSAFEATQYFFEDITPETSIGQDSKCRSERDDGFVRVTFKTEKVKKLNTPEYRHYLKLWNQETKPKRENTKDLPKLNQSQFIELCKTLYSMFSEDVAEQELYHATATVTSLLLEMGEVGKLFSSSGRKDHNMEGKPEPSMCRRDATHPKTTQEAVSDGVFQQRDQNDGFVPADLENKSSPCEEDGKGDEGIEQLPPMQDIKLEDSSPKDTGTSSAMLISDDETKDDTSMSSYSVLSAGSHELDEKLQCEDIADDTVLVRSDSGSNNERGNLSHGGGSHDRGLPHSTSIDKDWAITFEQFLASLLTEQALVHYFEKPVEVAARITNAKNVRKVGRPLLSTSDYEISLSG